The nucleotide window CCACAGGGTAAGTATTATTGTGGTGTAGGTTTTGACGAAGTGCACGGAAGACCACTTGTGGAGGCTCATATGAAAGCTTGTGTGGATGCTGGAATTTCTATCACCGGTGAAAATGGTGAGGTAATGCCAAGCCAACATGAATTCCAAATTGCAGTCAGAGATGCGCTGGAATGTGCAGATCAGCTATGGATTGCACGCTGGCTTTTGTATAGACTCGGCGAAGACTTTGGAGCATATGCCAAACTTGATCCTAAGCCTATGAGTGGCGACTGGAACGGAGCTGGAGGACATGTGAACTTCTCAACCAAATCTATGCGAGAAGAAGGTGGAATCAAGGTCATTCGTGAAGCTTGCGAAAAACTTTCCAAATCTCACTGTGAACATATGGCAGTGTACGGAGTAGACAATGACAAACGTCTGACCGGTAAGCATGAAACATGTTCATACAAACAATTTCGTTTTGGTGTAAGCAACCGCGGAGCATCAATCCGGATTCCTATGGCCACAGCAAAGAATAACAAAGGCTATCTGGAAGATCGCAGACCTGCTGCAAATCTCGATCCGTATAAAGTACTTACAGCTTTGATGGAAACAATTTGTGGAGATGGTTTCAATCCGAAAAATTTTGGATGGAAGCCTGATCTGGTTGTGACAGAATATGCTGTACTTTTTGAAAAGAATGCTGATATCCCGGTTGAGCAGCCGACAATATAACAAAACAATCCCCCGAAAATTCGGGGGATTTAATTTTTATTTTTGGAAAGATCTATCCTGGTATTGGAAAATACATCGAAATTCTAATTGTAGTTTCATCTGATCGGATTGTCATCACATATTCCATCATCGTGCCACATTATAAAGGCATTACCATGAACCATTATCAAAGACCTCCAAAAGATGAACTCATTCCATGCAGGGTATGCTACACACAAGCTTCTGCTATATCTTTTCTCAGCTTCTCTTTCACCCGAGTTAAAATTCAAAACTATTTCTAAACTGTTCAATCCCAAATTCGTTTTCTGGGTTTCCAGCACATTGGTTTCAGGTGAAAATATCTTCCCATCTTCATCTGGCTTGCATACAATTGAAAATATCACGAACCATACATTTGGCTTTCTTCATAACTTTTGTCTTCATTTAATCTTGCTCTGAGTAAAGTCGATATTCAAATTCATCGAGGATAAGCATTTTATCATTTTCACAAATACTTTTCCTCCGTTCTAACAATCACTCTTCCAATTTTGCACGCAAACACAGTGCCTTTTCAGCCACAAGAGCTGCTTTCTCCATCCATCCAACTGCATCCTCTTCTTCTTTTGGGTCTTTTTGAGGTATTTCATAAACAATGTTTGTAAATTAAAAATATTTGTGGAAAGCAAGAGATTTGAAACTTACAGTTTCAGTACACCTTTTCGATGAATTCGGAATAAATTCCTCATTCATAACGAAAAGCTCTTCAAATCTCTCACGCGAGCAAAGCAGTTTGCTCGCTCGTCTCCGCAGTTCTTCACTGCGTTCAGACCTGCGGAGACGGAGAGATTTGAACTCTCGAAGGCTTTGACACCTTGCCGCCTTTCCAAGGTAGTGCACTAGACCGCTATGCGACGTCTCCATAGCCCTCACCCGGAGGTGAGAGCAGGTTGCCGCGCCGATAGCTAACCCCTTCGGTGGAAACATTAATACGTGTCCACCTAAACTTAAAGAACTCTACGTCTATACTAACGATTAAAAGAAAACCTGCAAGTTTATTGCAGGTTTTTATCTTATTTATTCAACAAAGCTTTCACTCTATCCTCTACTGGAGGATGCGTCGCGAACAATCCTCGAACTTTACCTCCAAACGGATTTGCAATAAAAAGGTGTGCTGTAGCTTTGTGTGCTTTTTGTAGTGGTGCGCTATGTGAAGAAATCTTCTGTAGTGCGCTCGCAAGACCTTCTGGATAACGTGTAAGTAGTGCACCAGATGCATCAGCTAGAAATTCGCGTTTGCGTGATATAGAGAGCTGCACAAGCATCGCAAATATCGGCGCGAGTATCGCAAGCACTATTCCTACAATCATAAGAATACTTCCACCTTTAGAATCATTGTCACGCCCGCCAAAGATTTGTGAGCGTAAAAATATATCAGCAATAAGAGAAATAAACCCAGCCAGCACTACTGCTATTGTTGAGACTAAAATATCTCTATTCCCTATGTGAGAAAGTTCGTGCGCAGCGACGCCTTCTAGTTCAGTTCTATCTAAAATATCTAATATACCTGTTGTAAAAGCCACTGCTGCATGCTCTTTGTTGCGACCAGTTGCAAATGCGTTCGGTGCAGAGTCGTTTATGATATACACTTTCGGTTTTGGAATACCAGCTGTAATAGAAAGATTTTCGATAATATTGTGGAGTTCCCTGTATTGAACTTCGTCGGCTGGCTTTGCTCCTGACACACGGAGTGCAATCTTTGCACTATTCCAATAAGCAAAAATATTCATAAATATGGAAAAGATAAAAAATCCATAAAGAATACTCGGATTACCGTAGACTTGTGAAAACACAAATCCAATACCGACAATCAAAACCAAAAACGTAGACATGAGAAGCCATGTACGCCGAACATTTTTATCTTGTTGTGTGTAAAGTGTTGCCATAATTTATTTAAACTCTAGATCAAGCCTTTTATTTTAAATTATATTTATCAACAAAGTAGGAATTTGGATTGCCTTGTGTATAAGCTTGTCCATACACTACCTCATTACATGCCCCAACCAATGCCTCACAAATACCAGAGGGTGTATAAGTTGCGAGCTCATAAGATGTCAGACAATCACCCATTATTGCACCCTGCTCATTGTAATAAACCACATTTAGATCTGCGATTCTAGAATCTTTTTTTAACATAAACTGTGTCCCGTCTGCCCAGTGACATTCAGCTATCTCCGCATAAGGATATGTGGAAACAAGTCCTTTTAAGAAAACAATCGTTGGGTCTACAGGCTTTGATTGCGTAACTTCCGGTTCTTCTTCTTTTACAACCACGTCCTTTACCACACTTGTTTCTATATCACTTTCGATTCGCTCAGATACTTTGTCATTTACTGCGAGCATCCAAATACCGATTGCAAGCAAAATGATAACGGTAATGAGAAGTATTGTATTTAATTTTGAATTATTATTTTGCATAAAAACTATTGAATTATAATCGGAATATAGATTGCCTTGTCGTTTTCTGGTAATCCTGATGCATTGTCGTTGTGAATCTCAATAAATGCGAGTCCTGATGGAAGTCCTGTAAAATCAATTGTCCCTGTAAAAGATACTGGACCTACGGTCATCCAATCTGTGATTGCGTTACCATGGCTTACACGAAGCAAATTTTTATTCTCGTCTAAGATATTTAGTAAAACATTGCCTTCGAAAAAGTATCCACCTTTTATATTTCCACTAAATACAATTGGTTGCTTTACAACAGAATCCCCGGCATAATCGATGCAGATATAAAGTTCGCAGTATCTCCTTCTAGAGCAGGAACTGTTGTGTCTGGAACATCTATATCAACAATCGTATCTTTTGGTAAATCGTCCACTACTACGTTTCTATCTTTTACATACACCAAAAAAGCTATTACCATTACGAGGAACAGTATTAAGAATCCCGCTAGATAATCAAAAAATTTATGTAGTGTCATCGTGTTTTAGAATTTTACTTCCACTGGCTTACTCTCCACTCCATCATCTGGAATATCAAAGAATTCCATTTTTGCAAATGAAAACATTTTTACAAATATATTTCCTGGAAACATTTCAATCTTTGTATTTAAGTCACGAACGTTCGTGTTGTAAAAACGTCGCGCTGCTTGAATCTTGTTTTCAGTATCTGATAGTTCACGTTGAAGTTCCATAAAGTTCACATTTGCTTTCAAGTCGGGATATGCCTCTGCGATACCGAAAAGCCCTGTGATAGCTTGTCCGAGCATAGCCTCAGTTTTTCCATGCTCACCTGCAGTTTTTGCCCCCATAGCAGCAGCACGAGCCTGTGTGACCTTCTCGAAGGCAGTAGATTCATGAGTCGCATAACCTTTTACAGTAGAAACAAGGTTTGGGATGAGGTCATAGCGACGTTTTAGCTGGACTTCAATATCCGCCCAAGCTTCTTTTGTGCGATTTACAAGACGAACAAAGCCGTTGTACATCCCGATCGAGAACACGACCAGAACAGCTAGAATAATTAATACGATGATTAGTGGTGACATAAAATTTATTTAAAATAAAGCGATAAAGCGACTTCTTGTATTATAACAAAAAACAGAGATATATCAGTTTGACTTTTTATTAAATTTGATGTATTGTTTGCAAAAAATGAAATGTCAAAAATACTCAACCTTGACGAATTAGAATTACTACAAAGACAAGGGCTCTGCGAAGACATACGAAACAAACTTAGCGCCCCTCTCTCACTCGCAGATATAGTCTTGAACTTTTTTGATAATACAGAATTGAACGAAGAGAAAAAGAAAGAGTGTATAAGGATAGCTATAGATGCTGCGAAAATTTCAAAAGACAGTATAGAGCACATAACCGCAAGCCTCGATTACATATTATCTCTATCAAATGAGAAAATACCAGAATTGATAAGAGGAAATAGAAAAAAGTAACAAAAAACCACTAATTAGTGGTTTTTATTTTATATTACGTCTTATTTGACTTTTCACATAAAAAGTGATATAATACCATAAAACGTATATCATGAAAAAAATATTCAATACAAAAACTTCGAAAGGTTTGTTAAACCTAGCAACATTTTCTGTGTTTCTATGCATGTTGGCATTCACTGCTGCGGCATACCACAGAGCATTTATCGACGGCACCCTTACCCCTATTATTAAATGGGGATTTGCATACAATATGCTATGTTTAGCATTTGTATTTGAGGTTACGACATTTTTACTCCTTTTCTGGTTAATTATGAAGCGTCGTAAAGAAAAGGCTGTTGAATAGCAGTAAATGATTATAAATAAATAAAAATAAAAAAAACCGCCTACCTTGAGGCGGTTTAATTTTTTATTTTTTTAGCTTCCTAGCTCTTCTCTGCTCCCAAGCCACAAGTAATGGAGATGCTAAAAATATAGATGAATATGTTC belongs to Candidatus Nomurabacteria bacterium and includes:
- a CDS encoding glutamine synthetase beta-grasp domain-containing protein — encoded protein: MQNFTHPVWAEYIWIDGQETGKLRSKAQRIEYPEGLMGKLAVSKIPEWGFDGSSTMQAEGHFSDCALKPVYAVLDPVRGGRNILVLCEVMNPDGSPHKTNTRHHLFQTIAKYPEAEAWAGIEQEYTLYGANGRPFGWPKKGNPDPQGKYYCGVGFDEVHGRPLVEAHMKACVDAGISITGENGEVMPSQHEFQIAVRDALECADQLWIARWLLYRLGEDFGAYAKLDPKPMSGDWNGAGGHVNFSTKSMREEGGIKVIREACEKLSKSHCEHMAVYGVDNDKRLTGKHETCSYKQFRFGVSNRGASIRIPMATAKNNKGYLEDRRPAANLDPYKVLTALMETICGDGFNPKNFGWKPDLVVTEYAVLFEKNADIPVEQPTI
- a CDS encoding zinc metalloprotease HtpX gives rise to the protein MSTFLVLIVGIGFVFSQVYGNPSILYGFFIFSIFMNIFAYWNSAKIALRVSGAKPADEVQYRELHNIIENLSITAGIPKPKVYIINDSAPNAFATGRNKEHAAVAFTTGILDILDRTELEGVAAHELSHIGNRDILVSTIAVVLAGFISLIADIFLRSQIFGGRDNDSKGGSILMIVGIVLAILAPIFAMLVQLSISRKREFLADASGALLTRYPEGLASALQKISSHSAPLQKAHKATAHLFIANPFGGKVRGLFATHPPVEDRVKALLNK
- a CDS encoding LemA family protein; this encodes MSPLIIVLIILAVLVVFSIGMYNGFVRLVNRTKEAWADIEVQLKRRYDLIPNLVSTVKGYATHESTAFEKVTQARAAAMGAKTAGEHGKTEAMLGQAITGLFGIAEAYPDLKANVNFMELQRELSDTENKIQAARRFYNTNVRDLNTKIEMFPGNIFVKMFSFAKMEFFDIPDDGVESKPVEVKF